CTATAAATTTTCGTGCAGAAAGATTTTTAAACAACTCGTGGCTAAAATCTTGCTTTATTTTTTTGTAGTCGTAAATAGTTTTAAGAACTCCGTGAGTTGGATTTTTGTTTGTATTCTTTTTTTCGCAATCATCGCATAAATATTTAATTGAAGTAGGAACAATTGTTTTATTGCAATTTTCGCAAACAAAATGAAATTTATGTTGGTACATAATATTTTTCTTTCAAATAATTATTGAACGAAGATATTCAAAATCAATCACTTTGAGTATCTGTTTTATTTTTTTGATTAAGTAAATTTTGGTTTTTTAGTTCCTGCAATTCGTTTTTTATTTGTTCAATATTTGCATGAATCTCACGAAACATTGGGTTCGATGCGGCTGAATTTCTTAGCTCTTCTTCTCTCAAGCCTATCACAGTATCTAATCTTCCGATTAATAACGATAATATTATGAAAATCAAAAATAGAACAGGTATGGAAATTATTAGATTGTCGAAAATTAAATTGCCGATGTAACTTTCTCTATAAGCTTCTAATAAAACAAATCCAATCATAATAAATTGAATGTAACCAACATACATCCTTGCACGATCAACATAAACTTTCCACCTGATTAGAGATTTTTTGTTTGCTTTTATTTTTGCCATTTTTTGCTTTATTATTTTTAGTTAGAACTTTTCGTATTTAGTGCCTCTAAGAAAACTCCAATTTCTTCATATGGCTTAAGAAGACGGCAAGAACAAGGTGTTATACTGAGTTTGTCGAGCTGCTTGTGAAGATTTTGGAACTCAGGAGTCTCGACCTTTCTGGATGACGATTCAAAATTCAAGCATAACTCAGTTACTGTCGTATTCTTAGAGCCACTAAATTTTAGAAATTAGCATCAACCGTATATTTAGAACAGGTTTCAAATTGCAGAAATGTGATATTCTGAAACTTGAAACCTGATATTTAGATTACAAAAAAACTATTTACTCTTATCCGGGCCTTGTGGAATAGGCGGAATTGAGTTTTTGTTATTTTTGAGTTCTTCAAGAATTACCTCAATAGCCTTGTTTAACTGTTGATCTTCGCCGGCATATTCTTTTGCAGGATCATTATCCACAACAATATCTGGATCAACGCCGTAACCTTCAATTATCCAATCGCTTTTTTCTGCCGAGTATGATGCAAATTCTGGTTTTCGTAATTGAGTACCATCTACAAAGGGCAATGAGCCTCTAATTCCAACAACTCCACCCCATGTTCGCACACCAATAACTTTTCCAAGTTTATTTTTCTTAAATGAATAAGGGAACAAATCTCCATCTGATGCCGAGTAATTGTTTACTAACAAAACTTTTGGTCCGAGCATCATTTGTCGTGGAATTTGGGTTGGAACTTCAAAATTTCTACCCATGCTCGAACGGGTAATTTCTCTTTTTAATCTCTCTATTAGCATTGGTGACACATTTCCGCCGCCATTTCCACGATCGTCAATTATCAGGGCTTTTTTCTTTAGCTGCGGATAGAAATATTTCATAAATTCATTTAATCCTGCTGCGCTCATATCTGGAACATGAAGGTAGCCAACTTCGCCATTTGTAGCTTTATCTACTTTTTCGATATTGGCTTGAACCCAATTATAATAGTATAAATCAGCTTCATCAGCAATCGGAATAACTATAGATTTCCAACTTCCTTTTTCGCTTGGTTTAGAATTTATTGTAAGTTCAACCTGATTACCCACTGTGTTTGAAAGTAATTCGTAAATATCGTTTACATCTTTTGTCGATTTTCCATTCACGGCAATTATATAATCTCCTTCTGAGGCTTTCACACCCATTTGTGTCAATGGCGAAATTAATGCTTTAGACCAATTTGCACCTTTTAAAATCTTTTCAATTTTTGGAAAACCAGAGTTGTGCGAACTTAATTTTGCTCCTAACAAACCAGTTTTAATTCTATTTGGCTTTGGTCGATCGCCACCATTTACGTATGCGTGGCCAATATTTAATTCGCCAATCATTTCGCCAATCAAATAAATCATGTCAGCATGATGTTTTACGAATGGCAATAAGTCGCCGTATTTGTCTTTTATTTTTAGCCAATCAACACCGTGCATATTTTCTACATAGAAAAAATCTCTCATTTGTCGCCAACTTTCGTAGTAGATCTGAGCCCACTCTTCAGAATTGTCTATTTCTACCTTTAAATCTGATAAATCAATTTTTTTATCTAATGATATTTTTGATCCGGGAATGTCTATAACATAATAACTTTTGGATTTGGCAATTAGCATTTTCTTTTGATTTGCTGAAATATCAAAACCCATATTCTCACCAATTTCGCTTTCTTTATTTTTCTTCAAATCAAATACTTTCATAGCTGTTTTTGAAGATTTCAAAGCTCTTTCATTATAATATATTTTTCCATCAAAAGGTGCCAAATTCCAGTAGTTAGAGGCTTTCACAGGAAGTGTAATTATTCTATTTGAAATTTCATCGATGTCGATTTTGATGGTTTTGTCGTCATCTTCAGAGTCTTTTTTGTCGGTATCTTTTTCTTCTTTTTCAGTTTCAATTTTCACTTCATCGTTTTCCGGAGCAAAAGGCGAAGGGGTTTCTTTAGAAAGAGTAGCGAAATATATTTTCGACATATCTCTATAGGCATGGTTCCATTCGGTTTGGCTATAAATGGGGTTGAAATCTCGTTGCGAAATAAAGTATAGGTATTTTCCGTCTGGGCTAAAAACCGGACTATACGAAGAATACCACATATCTGTTACCGGATATTTTATCTTTTGTTCCAAACTGTATAAGTAAACAATCGAAAATTGATTCTCAGTATTATGTGAATAGCTAATCCATTTACTATCAGGCGACCAATTGAAACTAAAAATTTCGCCGGTACCAATTTTATCTATTTGGCTAACTTTTTTCGATTCAATATCAACGTATTTGAGCCTAAGTTTTCTGTCGCTCCAAAGTATTTTTTTGCTATCGGGCGACCATTTTAAATGATATTTATAAGTATCGGCATTTTTAGTAAGTTGTATTGGTTTTTTACTCCCTTCCTGTGAAATAATGTAAATTTCAAATTCGCCGTTAGTGTCAGAAATATAAGCAATATTTTTCCCATCTGGCGACCATGTTGCATTTCTTTCGTGAGAACCTGAAGTGTTGCTTAGGTTTCTCGTAATTCCATTTTTTGTTGGAACCGAAAATATTTCTCCTCTTGCATTAAAAACAACTCTTTCTCCATTTGGAGACATACTGGATGCAGTAATATTTTTACTTGCATCTTTCACTTCATTCCTTGCCCATTTAAAATCGTCTGCAATTGTTACCGAAACTTTAGTAGAACTATTGGTTTTTATGTCGAAAATGTAGATATAGCCTGCATTTTCGTACACAATTTTATCTCCTCCTATCGAAGGGAATTTAATATCGTATTCTGTATAATTTGTAAGTTTATTCGTTTCTTTAGTATCAATATTGTAAGAGAACAGATTCATTGTTCTATCGCGGTCAGATATAAAATAAACTGTGTTTTCGTGCCACATGGGGATAATATCCTGAGCATCGTTGTTGGTAATATTTATTGTTTTTTTAGACTTTAAATCGTAAATCCAAACATCGTCTGCCATTCCTCCTTTATAGTATTTCCAGGTTCTAAATTCTCTGAAAACCCTATTGTATGCCAATTTTGAGCCATCAGGAGAATATGAGCAAAATCCACCGGTTGGCAAGGGGAGTTCTTCTGATAAGGCTCCCGTATTTTTTACTTTAAATAATTGACCCACAAATGAATTGAATGATTGTTTTCGAGAGCGATAAACAACTTCTTTGCTGTCTTTTGTCCATGCCATAACAATATTGTTTGGTCCCATTCGATCAGTAATATCATCTCGCCCGAGTGTGGCAGTATGAGTAAGTCGTTTTGGACTTCCGCCTTGAGCGGGAATTACAAATACTTCTGTATTTCCATCATATTGACCTGTAAAAGCAATCTGCTTGCCGTCTGGAGAGAATTTTGCAAACATCTCGAAACCATTATGGTTAGTAAGTTTTCTTGCTAAAGTATTTTTTGTTGATACAGTATATAAATCTCCTGCATATGTGAAAACTATTTGATCTCCGTGAATAGTAGGAAATCTTAACAATCGTGATTCCTCTTGCGAAAAGGATGAAATTGAAAAAGCTAATGATAAGGTTAAAAGTAAAATAAATTTTTTATTCATTTCCGAAAATTTAGTTAAAAAAACAAAGATAATTATTTACTAACAACTAAACACTAATTGGTTAAAGGATTTTAGTGTTTAGAAATTTGAAGCTGGGATTATTAAATCTAAAACAAAAAAAAGACCTGAATATAAAAAACAGGTCTTTGATAGTGGTTATGATGGGTTGATCAGTGGGTTAAATATAGATTTTCTTTGTGATTGATTGTTTGTCTTGAATGATTTTTAAGATATATATACTTTTAGCCTTATCAGAAAAATTATAAGATTTGCTGATGCTTGCATTGTTCTTTTTTACATTATCTTTAGTAACAAGCTTGCCTGTTATGTCAAAAATGTAAATTGTAAGGTCGGAATTGGAACTATTTTCTAATGATAGAAAAACTATTCCATCTTTTGAGTTAATGGTTAAGTCCTTAAAATTGTCTTTAGTGTCGATTCCGTTTAAATTGTTATTCGGATCAGGATTTCCTTGCTCATAAGGAGTTTTTTCGCCATTCGTAATTCCTGCATTCGGGTCATTATCTATACTACTTTGAGCAAAAATGCTACTACTAAATATTACAGATATTACAACTAAGGCTAAGATTTTGTGTGTATTCAATGCTAAATTCTTCATAATTATATTTTTTTTGGTTAATAATTATTCAGTGTTTAACAGAAGCTATGCCATATATTATATAATGTTGATATTTAGAAGTATAAGATATATCTTATGATTCAGTGAAAATATAATTGAACGCTAATGCACAAATTTTGTCCGAATATGGACATATCAGATTTGATAATTGGTTTTAATATTTTGTGTCAGGTATATGATTGCAGGTTGTCATATCAAACTAAGAGAATTTATTAATTCTTGGTTCAATTTTTCAATGGCTAAAGCAACATTCCAATTTTTTTTGTTTCTAGGTTCTACAAAATTTGAAATTGCACGAATCTGGAAGAATTTCACTTTTTCTGTTTTGCAAACATAAAAAAAAGCAGCACCTTCCATAGATTCAATATCAGGACAGAATTTTTTTCTAACACTTTCAATATTAATTGCTTCGCCATTTACTGTATTCACTGTGATAGAATTTGCAATAGGAAGCTTAAAAATATTCTCGTCAGATTTTGCATAATCATTAAATATTTTTCCTAGTGTAAATGGAAAAATATTTTTGTTCAATATATTTTCATCAAATAGAGTTTTAAATTTCCCATTATCATTTATTCCAAGATCGGAAAACTCATCTTTGTAAACATTTACAACATTCCCTATCGTAAAATTTTTTGAATAGCTTCCGGCGATACCGGCATTTATGACTAAATCGTAATTCTCTTTGCACAAAGTTTTTGTAAGCCAAAAGGTTGTGGCACAAATTCCTATCCGAGTAATCAGCACATCGATAATTTTGTTGTTCCATGTATATTGCTTCAATACAGGACTTTTTTCTACCGAAAAATAAAGTTCTTCAACAAGAGGGTTTACTTCATTTTTTGTTGCAGAGACTATAAGTATTTTCATTTAACAAGGTTTTATAATTGAAAAAAATCCGTTCAAAATCTATTTTCCAATACAAAATTGCTCAAAAATGTTGTTTAGAATATCTTGTGAAGCAATTTCACCGGTAATTTCACCAAGATAATGCAGAACTTCACGAATATCTTGCGAAATAAAGTCGCTTGAAATATTTGAATTTAAGCCGTTTGCAACTCTCTCAATTGATTTGCTTGAATGAACTAAGGCTTCGTAATGTCGTGCATTTGTAACAATAACATCGTTGTTTTCTAAAGCATCGAGATTTTGAGTTTCAATAATTTTTTCTAACAATTGCTTGATACCTGTTTTTTCTTTGGCAGAAATATTTACTGATTCATTAATAAGATTATTATTTTCAAGTGTGCTAATTAGTTTGTTATCAAGTATATCAATTTTATTATTTACAATAATTACTTTTTTATTTTTTAAATTTTTCAGTAATTCATTGAAATTATTGTCTTTTTTAGTCGAGTCTTGGACGAATAGAATGAGTTCTGCTTTTTTGGCAATCTCGTATGTTTTTTTTATGCCAATATTTTCAATTTTGTTTTGAGTTGAGTGCAAGCCTGCAGTGTCCAGAAAACGAAATGTAATGCCTTCAATAACAATTGAATC
The window above is part of the Bacteroidota bacterium genome. Proteins encoded here:
- a CDS encoding T9SS type A sorting domain-containing protein: MKNLALNTHKILALVVISVIFSSSIFAQSSIDNDPNAGITNGEKTPYEQGNPDPNNNLNGIDTKDNFKDLTINSKDGIVFLSLENSSNSDLTIYIFDITGKLVTKDNVKKNNASISKSYNFSDKAKSIYILKIIQDKQSITKKIYI
- a CDS encoding protease; translation: MNKKFILLLTLSLAFSISSFSQEESRLLRFPTIHGDQIVFTYAGDLYTVSTKNTLARKLTNHNGFEMFAKFSPDGKQIAFTGQYDGNTEVFVIPAQGGSPKRLTHTATLGRDDITDRMGPNNIVMAWTKDSKEVVYRSRKQSFNSFVGQLFKVKNTGALSEELPLPTGGFCSYSPDGSKLAYNRVFREFRTWKYYKGGMADDVWIYDLKSKKTINITNNDAQDIIPMWHENTVYFISDRDRTMNLFSYNIDTKETNKLTNYTEYDIKFPSIGGDKIVYENAGYIYIFDIKTNSSTKVSVTIADDFKWARNEVKDASKNITASSMSPNGERVVFNARGEIFSVPTKNGITRNLSNTSGSHERNATWSPDGKNIAYISDTNGEFEIYIISQEGSKKPIQLTKNADTYKYHLKWSPDSKKILWSDRKLRLKYVDIESKKVSQIDKIGTGEIFSFNWSPDSKWISYSHNTENQFSIVYLYSLEQKIKYPVTDMWYSSYSPVFSPDGKYLYFISQRDFNPIYSQTEWNHAYRDMSKIYFATLSKETPSPFAPENDEVKIETEKEEKDTDKKDSEDDDKTIKIDIDEISNRIITLPVKASNYWNLAPFDGKIYYNERALKSSKTAMKVFDLKKNKESEIGENMGFDISANQKKMLIAKSKSYYVIDIPGSKISLDKKIDLSDLKVEIDNSEEWAQIYYESWRQMRDFFYVENMHGVDWLKIKDKYGDLLPFVKHHADMIYLIGEMIGELNIGHAYVNGGDRPKPNRIKTGLLGAKLSSHNSGFPKIEKILKGANWSKALISPLTQMGVKASEGDYIIAVNGKSTKDVNDIYELLSNTVGNQVELTINSKPSEKGSWKSIVIPIADEADLYYYNWVQANIEKVDKATNGEVGYLHVPDMSAAGLNEFMKYFYPQLKKKALIIDDRGNGGGNVSPMLIERLKREITRSSMGRNFEVPTQIPRQMMLGPKVLLVNNYSASDGDLFPYSFKKNKLGKVIGVRTWGGVVGIRGSLPFVDGTQLRKPEFASYSAEKSDWIIEGYGVDPDIVVDNDPAKEYAGEDQQLNKAIEVILEELKNNKNSIPPIPQGPDKSK
- the mqnB gene encoding futalosine hydrolase, with product MKILIVSATKNEVNPLVEELYFSVEKSPVLKQYTWNNKIIDVLITRIGICATTFWLTKTLCKENYDLVINAGIAGSYSKNFTIGNVVNVYKDEFSDLGINDNGKFKTLFDENILNKNIFPFTLGKIFNDYAKSDENIFKLPIANSITVNTVNGEAINIESVRKKFCPDIESMEGAAFFYVCKTEKVKFFQIRAISNFVEPRNKKNWNVALAIEKLNQELINSLSLI